The Halomicrobium zhouii genomic sequence CCTCGAATCTGGGGTCCTCCAGGGTGTCCTCGACGACGGTGACGCCGTCTTCGAGGATGGCGTACGCGCAGATGGACTGCTCTCTGGCCGTCGCGTCCCACTCCTCGCCGTGGCAGGCGAGGAACTCCTGGGTCCGCTCGGTGACGAGGTTCACCGAGCTCTGGGCGACGTCGAAGTGCGCCGCGGCGACGTCGGCGAGCCGGCGGATGCCGGAGCGGAACCGCTCGGAGTCGAAGTCGTAGCGCTCCATGGCCGCCAGTCGGTCGTCCTCGTCCTGTGGCAGCGGATAGGCCGTCTGGCTCCGGTGTCGGGCGGTGGCCTCGACGAGCTGGGCGACTCTGGTCGTCGCTCCGGGGCTGTCCGTGCGGACGAACTCCGCGACGTGGTTCGTCTCCGTCCCGGTCGCCGCGTCGGTCAGGTCCTGGGACGCGTCGCCACAGAGGATACAGCCCGTGTCCGGGTCGACCTCGCGGACGTGGCCGATCAGCTCGGTCCCGGTCCCGTCGGGCAGGTCGTACTCCGTGACGAGGCAGTCGACGGACCGGTCTGCCAGCGTCGCCGCCGCCGCCGCGACCGTCTCTCGCCGGAGGACTCGCACGTCGCCGTCGCTCGCCAGGCGGTCCACTGGAGGGAGCCCGTCGGACTCGTCTGCGCCCACGCACAGGACGGTGGTCTCGGACATTCCTGTCCGGATCAACCGCGCCGAAGGGGGTAACTGTACCTCGAAGTTGGCCGTCAGGTTGTTACCGGATGGCGTCGCGTGGCGTCGTCTGCAGAACGCGCAGTGGAACTGGGAGTAGAACGGGGAGGGCCGGCCGTCACTGGGCGGGCTGTGAGAGCACCCGCGCCACGTCGAGCGGGAGGTTCCCGCGGACGTACCCCTCGGTGCGCCCGTCCGGGCGCATCCGGAAGACGACCACGGGCTCGTGGCCGACGGCGGGCTTTTCGCCGATGATCTGGCGCCAGTGGTCGTCACGGAAGGAGGTGCAGTCGACGAACAGCGCGGCGTTGCCGTGGACGGCGATCTGGTCGCTCGTCTTGGCCTTCCCGGAGGCCTTGATCGCCGCGA encodes the following:
- a CDS encoding GAF domain-containing protein produces the protein MSETTVLCVGADESDGLPPVDRLASDGDVRVLRRETVAAAAATLADRSVDCLVTEYDLPDGTGTELIGHVREVDPDTGCILCGDASQDLTDAATGTETNHVAEFVRTDSPGATTRVAQLVEATARHRSQTAYPLPQDEDDRLAAMERYDFDSERFRSGIRRLADVAAAHFDVAQSSVNLVTERTQEFLACHGEEWDATAREQSICAYAILEDGVTVVEDTLEDPRFEGNEVLDELGVRFYAGASVTTDDGLPLGTVCVYDDEPRAFTEDDEAFLELLAAAAADWLAVLRDVEGGPVERRDHWAGAGGERGDR